One stretch of Euwallacea similis isolate ESF13 chromosome 6, ESF131.1, whole genome shotgun sequence DNA includes these proteins:
- the LOC136409667 gene encoding uncharacterized protein isoform X1 encodes MQYYYSLTLKENLTSIGFSWQDFKTWKKKLLQIYPPKNSSDRSPISLEGIMANIYRNMEDYIKRYPRLEKEDLRLKSLIQTLKIIIGMEYFGTTSNRSRFFNVVRRILTQNHGECIHISNLYEKFVVEGFSWIDKNKKVDVQTCRANILLLETVVKPFVNHYCCFLYMYSHREYLVVLRGDANSFKDKNLAKNIRQGYLQKVPAYKAIPKCAIGILTFVPKQNITVHVHRPLLRLFASKKSLNITIKVNLNKLMKEYQLETHSDLFQRWKIFLMSKRYSNRLFAIKVDLVDAFGMIDIDILKSIIIKDDKHLTAFQKDVLINTIRKSNFYIRGPKILYKWHHGLLQGSTLSPILCDLYLSYLTHNYLKSFNTPNTFLHRTVDDILFITTNENMLNNFEVAIFTMSILNEGKTHKYIEPKTDNPRIVFCGKVFDLETKETSSAFNFPKGKELRGRFKIWNMNKQFSTAQAKEFLCNALRFQYLNFYFSPFELNTIGNTVSTVLKNIFHGMCFVAFKFYYVISSIDYLFESPQQRHAVAIESIDFVASSYSPIIYRKINQNKGNNYEPAFSFRLIMFLCFKAFALVLKRGPQKYRTVVEDLKKRTKYKRYLSQGSKLDLKFVSKLPAPFVKVSFTRKMILGY; translated from the exons atgcaatattatTACAGCCttactttaaaagaaaatttaaccaGCATTGGATTTTCATGGCAAGATTTTAAAACCTGGAAAAAGAAGCTTTTACAAATCTACCCCCCTAAGAATTCTTCAGATAGGAGTCCAATTTCTTTAGAGGGCATAATGGCTAATATTTATCGTAACATGGAAGACTATATAAAAAGATACCCCAGATTGGAAAAAGAAGATCTAAGACTAAAAAGCTTAATTCAAacccttaaaattattattggcATGGAGTACTTTGGCACAACTTCTAACAGGAGCAGGTTTTTTAACGTTGTCAGAAGGATTTTAACTCAGAATCACGGGGAATGTATTCATATATCCAatttgtatgaaaaatttgtaGTTGAAGGCTTTTCTTggattgataaaaataagaaagtggATGTGCAAACTTGCAGAGCTAATATTCTTTTATTGGAAACTGTAGTCAAGCCATTTGTCAATCACTACTGTTGCtttttgtatatgtatagTCACAGGGAATACCTAGTAGTTCTCCGAG GAGATGCCAATTCTTTCAAAGACAAAAATCTTGCAAAAAACATTAGACAAGGCTATTTGCAAAAAGTACCTGCCTATAAAGCAATACCAAAATGTGCAATAGGCATTTTAACATTTGttccaaaacaaaatataacaGTGCATGTACACAGACCTCTTTTGAGGCTTTTTGCATCTAAAAAGtcattaaatattacaattaaagtcaacttgaataaattaatgaaagagTATCAATTAGAAACACATTCTGACTTGTTTCAAAGGTGGAAGATATTTCTTATGTCCAAGAGATATTCAAATAGATTATTTG CAATAAAAGTAGACCTAGTAGATGCCTTTGGAATGATTGATATTGATATACTGAAatctataataattaaagatGACAAGCACTTAACTGCCTTTCAAAAAGACGTTTTAATTAACACAATCAGAAAATCGAACTTTTACATTAGAGGCCCAAAGATCCTTTATAAATGGCATCATG GTCTCCTTCAAGGGTCTACACTATCTCCCATTTTATGTGATCTATATTTGAGTTATCTAACacataattatttgaaatcgTTCAACACTCCAAATACGTTCTTGCATAGGACTGTTGATGATATCCTGTTCATTactacaaatgaaaatatgcttaACAACTTCGAAGTTGCCATATTCACTATGTCAATACTCAATGAAGGAAAAACTCATAAATATATTGAGCCTAAAACCGATAATCCGCGTATAGTATTTTGCGGCAAGGTTTTCGATTTAGAGACTAAAGAGACAAGCTCAGCGTTCAATTTTCCTAAGGGAAAAGAGCTGAGAGggagatttaaaatttggaatatgaATAAGCAGTTCAGCACAGCACAGGCAAAGGAATTTCTTTGTAATGCCTTGAG ATTTCAGTATctgaacttttatttttcgccGTTTGAGCTAAACACCATAGGAAATACTGTATCCACAGTTTTAAAGAATATATTCCATGGAATGTGTTTTGTTGCGTTTAAATTCTACTACGTAATTAGCAGTATTGACTATTTGTTCGAAAGTCCGCAACAACGGCACGCTGTAGCAATCGAAAGCATCGATTTTGTTGCTTCCTCTTATTCGCCGAttatatatagaaaaataaaccaaaataagGGTAATAATTATGAGCCCGCTTTTTCCTTCCGTTTGATTATGTTTCTGTGCTTCAAAGCTTTTGCCCTAGTTTTAAAAAGGGGACCACAGAAATATAGAACCGTAGTGgaggatttgaaaaaaagaaccAAATATAAACGGTATTTGTCGCAAGGAAGCAAACTGGATTTAAAGTTTGTTTCTAAACTGCCAGCCCCCTTTGTGAAGGTTTCTTTCACCAGAAAGATGATTTTGGGTTACTGA
- the fbl gene encoding pantothenate kinase 1 isoform X3: MENEVVLVYDFENGETMPWFGMDIGGTLCKLVYFEPRDMMQDETEEADILKNIRKYLTKNSSYGKTGHRDTHLQVIIMDNVELRGVVGTIHFIRFPTSQMKKFLTLANQKGMAKLITTVCATGGGAYKFEEDFKKSVNMRLHKCDEFESLVKGLLYVDKSNLTECYYWTNPTDETKCAKVSYDFSKPYPFLLVNIGSGVSILAVKGPTDYKRVSGTSLGGGTFLGLCCLLTGCSTFEEAISLAAEGDHTNVDKLVKDIYGGDYAKFGLPGDLVASSFGQMNSRDRRSKVSRQDLARATLVTITNNIGSIARMCAIQQKIDRVVFVGNFLRVNPIAMKLLAYAMEYWSNASMRALFLEHEGYFGAVGCLLADR, encoded by the exons ATGGAGAATGAAGTGGTTTTGGTGTatgattttgaaaacggtgaaa CGATGCCATGGTTTGGCATGGACATTGGTGGCACCCTGTGCAAATTGGTATATTTCGAACCTCGCGATATGATGCAGGATGAGACTGAGGAAGCAGACATTTTGAAGAACATTAGGAAATATTTAACCAAGAATTCGTCATACGGAAAAACCGGCCATAGAGATACGCATTTACAGGTAATAATT ATGGACAATGTAGAATTAAGGGGCGTAGTAGGAACCATCCACTTCATCAGATTCCCAACTTCTCAAATGAAAAAGTTTCTCACATTAGCCAACCAGAAAGGAATGGCAAAGCTGATTACAACAGTTTGCGCCACCGGAGGCGGTGCCTATAAGTTTGaagaagattttaaaaag TCGGTAAACATGAGATTACACAAATGCGACGAATTTGAGTCGTTGGTCAAGGGTTTGCTGTATGTAGACAAAAGCAATCTAACGGAGTGCTATTATTGGACCAACCCGACCGATGAAACCAAATGTGCCAAAGTTAGTTATGATTTCTCCAAACCCTATCCCTTCTTGTTAGTCAATATTGGCAGCGGAGTTAGTATCTTAGCGGTTAAAGGTCCGACTGACTATAAGAGAGTATCTGGAACGAg TTTAGGAGGCGGAACCTTCTTGGGACTATGTTGCCTTCTAACTGGCTGTAGCACGTTCGAGGAAGCCATCAGTTTGGCTGCTGAAGGGGATCATACTAATGTCGATAAACTAGTTAAGGATATTTATGGCGGGGATTATGCAAAGTTCGGCCTTCCTGGAGATTTGGTTGCTAGCAG CTTTGGGCAAATGAATTCACGCGACAGGAGAAGTAAAGTTAGTCGACAAGACTTGGCCAGGGCCACATTAGTGACCATAACAAATAACATTGGTTCAATTGCGAGGATGTGTGCAATTCAGCAGAAAATTGATAGA GTGGTTTTCGTGGGCAACTTCTTACGGGTAAATCCAATAGCCATGAAACTTTTAGCTTACGCGATGGAGTACTGGTCGAACGCTTCTATGAGGGCCTTATTCCTGGAGCACGAAGGCTATTTTGGCGCAGTCGGCTGTCTGCTTGCGGATAGGTGA
- the fbl gene encoding pantothenate kinase 3 isoform X1 — protein sequence MAPHNCKSCLHNKLKNKMAEEASSSLSSEDQENGMQNGISDHPSMPWFGMDIGGTLCKLVYFEPRDMMQDETEEADILKNIRKYLTKNSSYGKTGHRDTHLQVIIMDNVELRGVVGTIHFIRFPTSQMKKFLTLANQKGMAKLITTVCATGGGAYKFEEDFKKSVNMRLHKCDEFESLVKGLLYVDKSNLTECYYWTNPTDETKCAKVSYDFSKPYPFLLVNIGSGVSILAVKGPTDYKRVSGTSLGGGTFLGLCCLLTGCSTFEEAISLAAEGDHTNVDKLVKDIYGGDYAKFGLPGDLVASSFGQMNSRDRRSKVSRQDLARATLVTITNNIGSIARMCAIQQKIDRVVFVGNFLRVNPIAMKLLAYAMEYWSNASMRALFLEHEGYFGAVGCLLADR from the exons ATGGCTCCACATAACTGTAAAAGTTGCTTACATAAcaaattaaagaataaaatgGCAGAAGAAGCAAGTAGCTCCCTTTCAAGTGAAGACCAAGAAAATGGTATGCAGAATGGGATTAGTGATCATCCAT CGATGCCATGGTTTGGCATGGACATTGGTGGCACCCTGTGCAAATTGGTATATTTCGAACCTCGCGATATGATGCAGGATGAGACTGAGGAAGCAGACATTTTGAAGAACATTAGGAAATATTTAACCAAGAATTCGTCATACGGAAAAACCGGCCATAGAGATACGCATTTACAGGTAATAATT ATGGACAATGTAGAATTAAGGGGCGTAGTAGGAACCATCCACTTCATCAGATTCCCAACTTCTCAAATGAAAAAGTTTCTCACATTAGCCAACCAGAAAGGAATGGCAAAGCTGATTACAACAGTTTGCGCCACCGGAGGCGGTGCCTATAAGTTTGaagaagattttaaaaag TCGGTAAACATGAGATTACACAAATGCGACGAATTTGAGTCGTTGGTCAAGGGTTTGCTGTATGTAGACAAAAGCAATCTAACGGAGTGCTATTATTGGACCAACCCGACCGATGAAACCAAATGTGCCAAAGTTAGTTATGATTTCTCCAAACCCTATCCCTTCTTGTTAGTCAATATTGGCAGCGGAGTTAGTATCTTAGCGGTTAAAGGTCCGACTGACTATAAGAGAGTATCTGGAACGAg TTTAGGAGGCGGAACCTTCTTGGGACTATGTTGCCTTCTAACTGGCTGTAGCACGTTCGAGGAAGCCATCAGTTTGGCTGCTGAAGGGGATCATACTAATGTCGATAAACTAGTTAAGGATATTTATGGCGGGGATTATGCAAAGTTCGGCCTTCCTGGAGATTTGGTTGCTAGCAG CTTTGGGCAAATGAATTCACGCGACAGGAGAAGTAAAGTTAGTCGACAAGACTTGGCCAGGGCCACATTAGTGACCATAACAAATAACATTGGTTCAATTGCGAGGATGTGTGCAATTCAGCAGAAAATTGATAGA GTGGTTTTCGTGGGCAACTTCTTACGGGTAAATCCAATAGCCATGAAACTTTTAGCTTACGCGATGGAGTACTGGTCGAACGCTTCTATGAGGGCCTTATTCCTGGAGCACGAAGGCTATTTTGGCGCAGTCGGCTGTCTGCTTGCGGATAGGTGA
- the fbl gene encoding pantothenate kinase 3 isoform X2 produces the protein MAPHNCKSCLHNKLKNKMAEEASSSLSSEDQENGMQNGISDHPSMPWFGMDIGGTLCKLVYFEPRDMMQDETEEADILKNIRKYLTKNSSYGKTGHRDTHLQMDNVELRGVVGTIHFIRFPTSQMKKFLTLANQKGMAKLITTVCATGGGAYKFEEDFKKSVNMRLHKCDEFESLVKGLLYVDKSNLTECYYWTNPTDETKCAKVSYDFSKPYPFLLVNIGSGVSILAVKGPTDYKRVSGTSLGGGTFLGLCCLLTGCSTFEEAISLAAEGDHTNVDKLVKDIYGGDYAKFGLPGDLVASSFGQMNSRDRRSKVSRQDLARATLVTITNNIGSIARMCAIQQKIDRVVFVGNFLRVNPIAMKLLAYAMEYWSNASMRALFLEHEGYFGAVGCLLADR, from the exons ATGGCTCCACATAACTGTAAAAGTTGCTTACATAAcaaattaaagaataaaatgGCAGAAGAAGCAAGTAGCTCCCTTTCAAGTGAAGACCAAGAAAATGGTATGCAGAATGGGATTAGTGATCATCCAT CGATGCCATGGTTTGGCATGGACATTGGTGGCACCCTGTGCAAATTGGTATATTTCGAACCTCGCGATATGATGCAGGATGAGACTGAGGAAGCAGACATTTTGAAGAACATTAGGAAATATTTAACCAAGAATTCGTCATACGGAAAAACCGGCCATAGAGATACGCATTTACAG ATGGACAATGTAGAATTAAGGGGCGTAGTAGGAACCATCCACTTCATCAGATTCCCAACTTCTCAAATGAAAAAGTTTCTCACATTAGCCAACCAGAAAGGAATGGCAAAGCTGATTACAACAGTTTGCGCCACCGGAGGCGGTGCCTATAAGTTTGaagaagattttaaaaag TCGGTAAACATGAGATTACACAAATGCGACGAATTTGAGTCGTTGGTCAAGGGTTTGCTGTATGTAGACAAAAGCAATCTAACGGAGTGCTATTATTGGACCAACCCGACCGATGAAACCAAATGTGCCAAAGTTAGTTATGATTTCTCCAAACCCTATCCCTTCTTGTTAGTCAATATTGGCAGCGGAGTTAGTATCTTAGCGGTTAAAGGTCCGACTGACTATAAGAGAGTATCTGGAACGAg TTTAGGAGGCGGAACCTTCTTGGGACTATGTTGCCTTCTAACTGGCTGTAGCACGTTCGAGGAAGCCATCAGTTTGGCTGCTGAAGGGGATCATACTAATGTCGATAAACTAGTTAAGGATATTTATGGCGGGGATTATGCAAAGTTCGGCCTTCCTGGAGATTTGGTTGCTAGCAG CTTTGGGCAAATGAATTCACGCGACAGGAGAAGTAAAGTTAGTCGACAAGACTTGGCCAGGGCCACATTAGTGACCATAACAAATAACATTGGTTCAATTGCGAGGATGTGTGCAATTCAGCAGAAAATTGATAGA GTGGTTTTCGTGGGCAACTTCTTACGGGTAAATCCAATAGCCATGAAACTTTTAGCTTACGCGATGGAGTACTGGTCGAACGCTTCTATGAGGGCCTTATTCCTGGAGCACGAAGGCTATTTTGGCGCAGTCGGCTGTCTGCTTGCGGATAGGTGA
- the LOC136409667 gene encoding uncharacterized protein isoform X2, giving the protein MQYYYSLTLKENLTSIGFSWQDFKTWKKKLLQIYPPKNSSDRSPISLEGIMANIYRNMEDYIKRYPRLEKEDLRLKSLIQTLKIIIGMEYFGTTSNRSRFFNVVRRILTQNHGECIHISNLYEKFVVEGFSWIDKNKKVDVQTCRANILLLETVVKPFVNHYCCFLYMYSHREYLVVLRGDANSFKDKNLAKNIRQGYLQKVPAYKAIPKCAIGILTFVPKQNITVHVHRPLLRLFASKKSLNITIKVNLNKLMKEYQLETHSDLFQRWKIFLMSKRYSNRLFAIKVDLVDAFGMIDIDILKSIIIKDDKHLTAFQKDVLINTIRKSNFYIRGPKILYKWHHGLLQGSTLSPILCDLYLSYLTHNYLKSFNTPNTFLHRTVDDILFITTNENMLNNFEVAIFTMSILNEGKTHKYIEPKTDNPRIVFCGKVFDLETKETSSAFNFPKGKELRGRFKIWNMNKQFSTAQAKEFLCNALSI; this is encoded by the exons atgcaatattatTACAGCCttactttaaaagaaaatttaaccaGCATTGGATTTTCATGGCAAGATTTTAAAACCTGGAAAAAGAAGCTTTTACAAATCTACCCCCCTAAGAATTCTTCAGATAGGAGTCCAATTTCTTTAGAGGGCATAATGGCTAATATTTATCGTAACATGGAAGACTATATAAAAAGATACCCCAGATTGGAAAAAGAAGATCTAAGACTAAAAAGCTTAATTCAAacccttaaaattattattggcATGGAGTACTTTGGCACAACTTCTAACAGGAGCAGGTTTTTTAACGTTGTCAGAAGGATTTTAACTCAGAATCACGGGGAATGTATTCATATATCCAatttgtatgaaaaatttgtaGTTGAAGGCTTTTCTTggattgataaaaataagaaagtggATGTGCAAACTTGCAGAGCTAATATTCTTTTATTGGAAACTGTAGTCAAGCCATTTGTCAATCACTACTGTTGCtttttgtatatgtatagTCACAGGGAATACCTAGTAGTTCTCCGAG GAGATGCCAATTCTTTCAAAGACAAAAATCTTGCAAAAAACATTAGACAAGGCTATTTGCAAAAAGTACCTGCCTATAAAGCAATACCAAAATGTGCAATAGGCATTTTAACATTTGttccaaaacaaaatataacaGTGCATGTACACAGACCTCTTTTGAGGCTTTTTGCATCTAAAAAGtcattaaatattacaattaaagtcaacttgaataaattaatgaaagagTATCAATTAGAAACACATTCTGACTTGTTTCAAAGGTGGAAGATATTTCTTATGTCCAAGAGATATTCAAATAGATTATTTG CAATAAAAGTAGACCTAGTAGATGCCTTTGGAATGATTGATATTGATATACTGAAatctataataattaaagatGACAAGCACTTAACTGCCTTTCAAAAAGACGTTTTAATTAACACAATCAGAAAATCGAACTTTTACATTAGAGGCCCAAAGATCCTTTATAAATGGCATCATG GTCTCCTTCAAGGGTCTACACTATCTCCCATTTTATGTGATCTATATTTGAGTTATCTAACacataattatttgaaatcgTTCAACACTCCAAATACGTTCTTGCATAGGACTGTTGATGATATCCTGTTCATTactacaaatgaaaatatgcttaACAACTTCGAAGTTGCCATATTCACTATGTCAATACTCAATGAAGGAAAAACTCATAAATATATTGAGCCTAAAACCGATAATCCGCGTATAGTATTTTGCGGCAAGGTTTTCGATTTAGAGACTAAAGAGACAAGCTCAGCGTTCAATTTTCCTAAGGGAAAAGAGCTGAGAGggagatttaaaatttggaatatgaATAAGCAGTTCAGCACAGCACAGGCAAAGGAATTTCTTTGTAATGCCTTGAG TATctga
- the fbl gene encoding pantothenate kinase 1 isoform X4, protein MPWFGMDIGGTLCKLVYFEPRDMMQDETEEADILKNIRKYLTKNSSYGKTGHRDTHLQVIIMDNVELRGVVGTIHFIRFPTSQMKKFLTLANQKGMAKLITTVCATGGGAYKFEEDFKKSVNMRLHKCDEFESLVKGLLYVDKSNLTECYYWTNPTDETKCAKVSYDFSKPYPFLLVNIGSGVSILAVKGPTDYKRVSGTSLGGGTFLGLCCLLTGCSTFEEAISLAAEGDHTNVDKLVKDIYGGDYAKFGLPGDLVASSFGQMNSRDRRSKVSRQDLARATLVTITNNIGSIARMCAIQQKIDRVVFVGNFLRVNPIAMKLLAYAMEYWSNASMRALFLEHEGYFGAVGCLLADR, encoded by the exons ATGCCATGGTTTGGCATGGACATTGGTGGCACCCTGTGCAAATTGGTATATTTCGAACCTCGCGATATGATGCAGGATGAGACTGAGGAAGCAGACATTTTGAAGAACATTAGGAAATATTTAACCAAGAATTCGTCATACGGAAAAACCGGCCATAGAGATACGCATTTACAGGTAATAATT ATGGACAATGTAGAATTAAGGGGCGTAGTAGGAACCATCCACTTCATCAGATTCCCAACTTCTCAAATGAAAAAGTTTCTCACATTAGCCAACCAGAAAGGAATGGCAAAGCTGATTACAACAGTTTGCGCCACCGGAGGCGGTGCCTATAAGTTTGaagaagattttaaaaag TCGGTAAACATGAGATTACACAAATGCGACGAATTTGAGTCGTTGGTCAAGGGTTTGCTGTATGTAGACAAAAGCAATCTAACGGAGTGCTATTATTGGACCAACCCGACCGATGAAACCAAATGTGCCAAAGTTAGTTATGATTTCTCCAAACCCTATCCCTTCTTGTTAGTCAATATTGGCAGCGGAGTTAGTATCTTAGCGGTTAAAGGTCCGACTGACTATAAGAGAGTATCTGGAACGAg TTTAGGAGGCGGAACCTTCTTGGGACTATGTTGCCTTCTAACTGGCTGTAGCACGTTCGAGGAAGCCATCAGTTTGGCTGCTGAAGGGGATCATACTAATGTCGATAAACTAGTTAAGGATATTTATGGCGGGGATTATGCAAAGTTCGGCCTTCCTGGAGATTTGGTTGCTAGCAG CTTTGGGCAAATGAATTCACGCGACAGGAGAAGTAAAGTTAGTCGACAAGACTTGGCCAGGGCCACATTAGTGACCATAACAAATAACATTGGTTCAATTGCGAGGATGTGTGCAATTCAGCAGAAAATTGATAGA GTGGTTTTCGTGGGCAACTTCTTACGGGTAAATCCAATAGCCATGAAACTTTTAGCTTACGCGATGGAGTACTGGTCGAACGCTTCTATGAGGGCCTTATTCCTGGAGCACGAAGGCTATTTTGGCGCAGTCGGCTGTCTGCTTGCGGATAGGTGA
- the RpL9 gene encoding large ribosomal subunit protein uL6 — protein sequence MKQIVTNQTVKIPEGLTVHAKSRVITVKGPRGVLKRSFKHLALDVRMVNPRLLKVEKWFGTKKELAAVRTVCSHVENMLKGVTKGYQYKMRAVYAHFPINCVTTENNSVIEIRNFLGEKYIRRVKMAPGVTVKNSTAQKDELIIEGNSLEDVSRSAALIQQSTSVKDKDIRKFLDGLYVSEKTTVIQDED from the exons atgaaacaaatagtGACGAACCAAACGGTGAAGATCCCGGAAGGGCTCACTGTGCATGCGAAAAGCAGAGTGATTACAGTGAAAGGACCCCGAGGAGTGTTAAAAAGGTCTTTTAAACACTTAGCTTTGGACGTCCGTATGGTTAATCCCCGTCTGTTAAAAGTGGAGAAATGGTTTGGTACCAAGAAGGAACTGGCCGCAGTAAGAACCGTCTGCTCTCATGTGGAGAACATGTTGAAGGGTGTGACAAAAGGGTACCAGTATAAAATGAGAGCTGTGTATGCTCATTTCCCTATTAATTGTGTAACTACTGAGAACAACTCTGTTATTGAAATCAGGAATTTCTTAGGAGAGAAATATATTAGGAG AGTGAAGATGGCACCAGGTGTGACTGTCAAAAACTCCACAGCCCAAAAAGATGAGCTGATTATTGAAGGAAATTCTCTGGAAGATGTTTCCAGATCTGCTGCCCTTATTCAGCAATCCACAAGTGTCAAGGACAAGGATATCCGTAAATTCTTGGATGGATTGTATGTTTCAGAAAAAACTACAGTTATTCAAGATGAGGATTAA
- the LOC136409671 gene encoding 26S proteasome non-ATPase regulatory subunit 10-like has translation MADKTIFQSAHKGDFNLVSKKLEEDPSLLTQKDLDQRLLLHWACVGGSLKLVTHLIELGSPIDPHDDTETTPLILASSAGHTQIVCLLIDKGATLDKQSSNGHSALQYAASKGWVPICIKLLESGANINITDKRGSTPLHRAASKGNSEIVQLFMEHIDDLKINHRDIYGNSALHLACEEDRQEEALMLVRNGADLTLMNKERESPLDLCSPKLMKLLKATSHSR, from the exons ATGGCAGACAAGACAATTTTCCAGTCGGCCCATAAAGGGGATTTCAATCTAGTATCTAAGAAACTTGAAGAAGACCCATCACTGCTAACTCAAAAGGACCTG GATCAAAGGCTACTACTTCACTGGGCCTGTGTCGGTGGCAGCTTAAAACTTGTTACACATTTAATAGAACTGGGTTCCCCTATAGACCCACATGACGATACTGAAACTACTCCCTTAATCTTAGCAAGTTCTGCTGGTCACACTCAGATAGTCTGTCTGCTAATTGACAAAGGGGCTACCCTTGATAAACAGTCATCAAATGGCCATTCAGCCTTACAGTATGCCGCCTCCAAAGGCTGGGTTCCT atttgtataaaattacttgaaaGTGGGGCAAATATCAACATAACAGATAAACGAGGTAGCACCCCCCTTCATCGGGCAGCTTCCAAAGGGAATTCAGAAATTGTGCAGCTTTTTATGGAGCATATAGATGATTTAAAGATAAACCATAGAGATATATATGGGAACTCTGCCTTGCATTTGGCTTGTGAGGAAGATAGACAGGAAGAAGCCCTAATGCTGGTCAGGAATGGAGCAGATTTGACTTTAATGAATAAGGAAAGAGAAAGTCCCCTTGATTTGTGTTCCCCGAAGTTAATGAAACTGTTAAAAGCAACCAGCCACTCCCGTTGA
- the LOC136409668 gene encoding F-box/WD repeat-containing protein 4 — MSECCFDSLSSELLILIFSFLEVRDLSRLRVTCKRFRDIINAWDNLLIKTTTVVTNQNSEKFLARCFSKIPTKLEKLRLQNNWSYGMYNEKSLFYVRKKYMPWLKLEKDSLWFSRGSKIFNYKRDKNNIIIPKANFVLSPQYRQSCVNVGFSSVDVTKFTIRGDILAGGLSDGGVYIQNLVDKNEFIIDKTENTFTCSVDISPDSLVVASGMRNDCFKIFSLHKDPLELTLIHTQDLGQRAWCVSFCEEKPLFACGTSAGDDGRKSIWIYDTERYTEVLSLKLGHFISATLDMKWDGAHGLWSCGNDCHLRRWDLRTGNCEQKFHDAFGAGLYCLDYDYYNSVMVGTYLHGRAALWDVRSKRCVQLYFMRTCKGSTLNSPIYSLSFDSEYLFAAVDQNLNIMDFSGHEFKQKRDYVKMLCWGD; from the exons ATGTCGGAATGCTGTTTCGATAGCTTGTCCTCagaattgttaattttaattttcagtttcttgGAAGTTAGGGATTTGAGCAGATTAAGAGTTACTTGTAAGAGATTTCGGGATATTATCAATGCTTGGGAcaatttactaataaaaactACAACAGTTGTAACTAATCAAAATAGTGAGAAATTTTTAGCACG ATGCTTCTCCAAAATTCCAACAAAACTAGAGAAGCTAAGGTTACAAAATAACTGGAGTTATGGCATGTACAATGAAAAATCACTATTTTATGTCAGGAAGAAATACATGCCCTGGTTGAAACTAGAAAAGGACTCATTATGGTTTAGTCGAGGGtcaaagatatttaattacaaaagagacaaaaataatataataattccaAAAGCTAATTTTGTATTATCGCCTCAATATCGGCAAAGCTGTGTTAATGTAGGGTTCTCTTCAGTGGATGTAACAAAGTTTACAATCAGGGGAGATATTTTAGCAGGTGGCTTAAG TGATGGAGGAGTTTATATACAAAATCTTGTTGATAAAAATGAGTTTATCATTGATAAAACTGAGAATACTTTCACATGTTCAGTTGATATATCTCCAGATAGTTTGGTTGTTGCTAGTGGCATGAGAAATgactgttttaaaatattttctttacataAAGATCCTTTAG aacTAACATTAATACACACTCAAGATTTAGGACAAAGGGCATGGTGTGTTTCATTTTGTGAGGAAAAGCCACTATTTGCATGTGGTACCTCAGCAGGTGATGATGGTAGAAAATCTATTTGGATATATGATACTGAAAG GTATACTGAAGTTCTTAGTTTGAAATTAGGGCATTTTATTTCTGCGACATTGGATATGAAATGGGATGGAGCGCACGGCCTTTGGTCATGCGGAAACGACTGCCATCTGAGAAG ATGGGACTTACGAACAGGCAATTGTGAACAGAAATTCCATGATGCATTTGGTGCCGGATTGTACTGTTTAGATTATGATTATTATAACAGTGTAATGGTGGGCACCTACTTACATGGACGGGCTGCCCTTTGGGATGTAAGATCCAAAAGATGTGTTCAG TTGTATTTTATGAGAACTTGCAAAGGTTCGACATTGAACTCTCCCATATACAGCCTCAGTTTTGATTCGGAATATTTATTTGCCGCTGTCGATCAGAATTTGAATATAATGGATTTCAGCGGCCACGAGTTTAAACAGAAACGGGATTATgtgaaaat GTTGTGTTGGGGTGATTAA